In Corynebacterium ulcerans, one genomic interval encodes:
- a CDS encoding CE1758 family FMN-dependent luciferase-like monooxygenase: protein MQFGIFTIGDLTPNPITGETPTEHERINRITEIALKAEEVGLDVFATGEHHNPPFVPSSPTTHLGYIAAKTTNIQLSTSTTLITTNDPVKIAEDYAFLQHLAQGRVDLMLGRGNTGPVYPWFGKDIRDGLPLAVENYHLLRRLWREPVVHWHGKFRTPLQGYTSTPAPLEDVPPFVWHGSIRSPEIAEQAAYYGDGFFHNNIFWNKEHTAKMVNLYRKRYESYGHGQADQAIVGLGGQVFIAETESEAKRIFRPYFDNAPVYGHGPSLEEFSSLTPLTVGTVEQVIERTMHFADWVGDYQRQMFLIDHAGLPQEVVLKQIEVLGKDVVPELRKRMEARRPEHVPSNPPSHRWLAEHRDSPHFLVDPTSKES from the coding sequence ATGCAATTCGGGATTTTCACGATCGGCGATCTCACCCCCAACCCTATTACTGGAGAGACCCCCACAGAGCATGAACGCATTAACAGGATCACTGAGATAGCCCTCAAAGCAGAAGAAGTAGGACTCGATGTCTTTGCTACTGGTGAACATCACAATCCGCCTTTTGTGCCTTCCTCCCCTACGACACATCTGGGATATATCGCCGCCAAAACCACCAATATTCAGCTTTCGACCTCAACTACGCTTATCACAACAAATGACCCAGTAAAGATCGCTGAAGACTACGCTTTCCTCCAGCATCTTGCGCAAGGCAGGGTTGATCTCATGCTAGGACGTGGAAATACCGGCCCTGTTTATCCGTGGTTTGGTAAAGACATCCGCGACGGCTTGCCGTTAGCAGTAGAAAACTATCATCTTCTCCGCAGACTGTGGCGCGAGCCAGTTGTTCATTGGCACGGTAAATTCCGGACACCACTACAGGGTTATACCTCTACTCCAGCTCCACTCGAAGATGTACCGCCCTTCGTCTGGCACGGCTCTATCCGCTCCCCAGAAATCGCCGAACAAGCAGCATATTACGGTGACGGGTTCTTTCATAACAATATTTTTTGGAACAAAGAGCACACAGCCAAAATGGTCAACCTATATCGCAAACGCTATGAATCGTATGGTCATGGGCAAGCCGATCAAGCAATTGTTGGCCTTGGCGGACAGGTATTTATCGCAGAAACAGAATCCGAAGCCAAGCGTATCTTCCGTCCTTACTTTGATAATGCCCCTGTCTATGGTCACGGCCCATCACTAGAAGAATTCTCCTCATTAACGCCCCTAACTGTAGGTACAGTTGAGCAAGTTATTGAAAGAACGATGCACTTTGCAGACTGGGTCGGCGATTATCAGCGCCAAATGTTCCTCATTGATCATGCAGGACTTCCACAAGAAGTTGTTTTGAAACAAATTGAGGTTCTAGGAAAAGATGTGGTTCCCGAATTGCGAAAGCGTATGGAAGCTCGCCGTCCAGAACACGTTCCCAGTAACCCTCCTAGCCACCGCTGGCTCGCTGAACATCGGGATTCTCCACACTTCCTCGTTGATCCAACCTCTAAGGAGTCTTAA
- a CDS encoding FMN reductase, whose amino-acid sequence MRSLVVISAGLSTPSSTTNVSDTIARAVSAAVTARGESLEIHSIELSELIPDLSTALSTGVGTPRLEEVKQKLSSADALVAVSPVFKASYSGLFKTFFDVLDAEALVDMPVLIGATAGTARHSLVLDFALRPLFTYMRAIVVPTGVFVATEDFGSIESEATHIRIQRAANELAEHIVNVSSQVDGLGNFVLHKETRRHTGTDPQENLTPFSELLRGHTGS is encoded by the coding sequence ATGCGCTCTCTCGTTGTCATATCGGCAGGTTTATCCACTCCCTCATCAACCACAAATGTCAGCGATACTATCGCTCGTGCTGTATCCGCGGCTGTTACTGCGCGTGGTGAGTCTTTAGAGATTCATTCAATCGAGTTATCTGAACTAATCCCGGATCTCAGCACTGCATTGTCGACGGGCGTTGGGACGCCACGGCTAGAAGAGGTCAAGCAAAAATTATCGTCTGCAGATGCCCTCGTGGCGGTGTCCCCTGTCTTTAAAGCAAGCTACTCCGGATTATTCAAAACTTTTTTTGATGTTCTTGATGCGGAAGCTCTCGTCGATATGCCGGTACTTATCGGTGCTACTGCAGGCACTGCACGGCATTCTTTGGTTCTCGACTTCGCCTTGCGTCCCCTGTTTACCTATATGCGCGCGATAGTTGTACCTACAGGGGTTTTCGTTGCTACAGAAGATTTTGGCAGCATCGAATCAGAGGCAACTCATATAAGAATTCAACGAGCCGCCAATGAGCTAGCAGAGCATATAGTCAATGTTTCCTCACAGGTAGATGGTCTTGGGAATTTTGTTTTACACAAAGAAACAAGACGACACACTGGGACCGATCCTCAGGAAAATCTGACTCCTTTTAGCGAACTGCTCCGGGGACATACTGGTTCCTAA
- a CDS encoding 1-phosphofructokinase family hexose kinase, which yields MILTFTPNPSIDTTLTLDTALRRGSVQRPISNKSVAGGKGVNVSQAIAKAGHETIALFPSAAHDPFIELVKQAEIPGHAVPVCGHVRVNTAVTEPDGTTTKFNDQGAQLDSTNIEALESELLAFSRRASWVVLSGSLPPGAPINWYSQLVEKLQKEIPGINIAVDTSDKPLVALAADFTRVAPTIIKPNGMELGQLVGAKDIDFEAEAEKGNYEPVVSAAEELIKQGLEAVLVTLGASGAVLVSTTGSWIAQPPETTVVSTVGAGDCTLAGFIMGQSTGLSQSESLALGVAYGSAAAALPGTTIPTPDLIDVAGTRVFAFTKIKVS from the coding sequence GTGATACTTACATTCACACCCAATCCCAGCATTGACACAACGCTTACCCTCGATACCGCTTTACGACGAGGCTCTGTACAACGCCCGATCTCGAACAAAAGCGTAGCCGGTGGAAAGGGGGTAAATGTGTCTCAAGCGATAGCAAAAGCGGGACATGAAACTATTGCGCTCTTCCCCTCTGCAGCACACGACCCTTTTATAGAGTTGGTCAAGCAAGCTGAAATTCCAGGACACGCAGTCCCAGTCTGTGGACATGTTCGAGTGAATACCGCTGTTACTGAACCTGATGGAACAACAACAAAATTCAATGATCAAGGTGCACAACTAGACTCCACGAATATTGAAGCTTTAGAATCCGAGCTCCTTGCTTTTTCACGACGCGCATCTTGGGTCGTTCTCTCCGGTTCATTGCCACCTGGAGCACCCATAAATTGGTACTCCCAACTCGTGGAAAAGCTGCAAAAAGAGATTCCGGGCATCAACATCGCTGTTGACACTTCTGATAAACCACTCGTTGCACTAGCCGCTGATTTTACTAGGGTCGCCCCCACAATAATTAAGCCGAATGGCATGGAACTAGGTCAGCTAGTTGGCGCTAAGGACATAGATTTTGAAGCTGAAGCCGAAAAAGGAAACTACGAGCCAGTGGTTTCCGCGGCAGAAGAGCTGATAAAGCAGGGACTGGAAGCCGTACTAGTAACGCTGGGAGCTTCAGGAGCCGTACTAGTCTCTACTACCGGTTCATGGATTGCTCAGCCACCGGAGACCACCGTCGTCTCCACTGTAGGGGCTGGCGATTGTACCCTCGCCGGTTTTATCATGGGACAAAGCACAGGCTTATCCCAGTCCGAGTCTCTAGCACTAGGCGTCGCATATGGCAGCGCAGCCGCAGCCTTACCTGGAACCACTATCCCAACACCTGATCTCATAGACGTAGCCGGAACTCGAGTCTTCGCTTTTACTAAGATTAAAGTTTCTTAA
- the ptsP gene encoding phosphoenolpyruvate--protein phosphotransferase has product METLNNVATDTVFKGTGVVSGVRYAKAVWISPRPELPQAGEVIEESLREAEFERFTTAADVVAKRLLDRSQRAEGAASEVLKATAGMVNDRGWRKAVKKGTQGGHPAEYAVVAATTKFVSLFEAAGGIMAERTTDLRDIRDRVIAQLRDEPEPGLPDVEEQVVLFADDLSPADTAALDTDFFVGLVTELGGPTSHTAIIARQLNVPCIVAAGEKIHKVQLGEPVLVDGALGTVTLKADPETARAAEQESKLLAERIAQWQGPATTKDGHRVQLLANVQDGKAARIAATDSQAEGIGLFRTEMCFLTATEEPSVEEQAKVYKKVLEQFPDSKVVVRSLDAGSDKPVAFASMADEMNPALGVRGLRVARANEALLTRQLDAIAKAAADLGRDEHSPTWVMAPMVATAREAKWFAGLCADRGLVAGAMIEVPAASLMADKLMPHLDFVSIGTNDLTQYTMAADRMSPQLAYLTDPWQPAVLRLIAHTCKEGARFDTAVGVCGEAAADPLLACVLTGLGVNSLSAASTAIAGVGAQLAAVDMETCKKAAEAALDAEGAKEARAAVRAIIQP; this is encoded by the coding sequence GTGGAAACCTTGAATAACGTTGCAACTGACACAGTTTTTAAGGGCACTGGAGTGGTATCTGGTGTTCGCTACGCAAAAGCTGTGTGGATTAGCCCGCGTCCCGAATTGCCGCAGGCTGGTGAAGTGATCGAGGAGTCCCTGCGCGAGGCTGAGTTTGAACGTTTTACAACTGCTGCGGACGTCGTCGCTAAGCGTTTGCTTGATCGCTCACAACGCGCAGAGGGCGCTGCTTCAGAGGTCTTGAAAGCGACTGCAGGCATGGTCAATGATCGTGGCTGGAGAAAAGCTGTGAAAAAAGGCACACAAGGTGGCCACCCGGCCGAATATGCTGTTGTTGCAGCCACCACTAAATTTGTTTCGTTGTTTGAAGCTGCCGGTGGAATTATGGCCGAGCGCACAACGGACCTACGTGATATCCGGGACCGTGTGATTGCACAGCTTCGCGATGAACCGGAACCAGGTCTCCCAGATGTTGAAGAGCAGGTTGTGCTTTTCGCTGATGATCTCTCGCCTGCGGATACTGCAGCGCTAGACACTGATTTTTTTGTCGGGCTAGTCACTGAGCTAGGTGGCCCGACCAGTCATACCGCTATCATCGCTCGACAGCTGAACGTGCCTTGCATCGTGGCAGCTGGGGAGAAGATTCATAAAGTGCAGCTCGGTGAGCCTGTGCTTGTCGACGGCGCCCTGGGGACCGTGACTCTTAAAGCAGACCCAGAAACCGCCCGAGCCGCGGAGCAAGAATCCAAGCTACTCGCAGAGCGTATTGCGCAATGGCAGGGCCCAGCGACCACCAAAGACGGACACCGCGTGCAGCTGCTGGCTAATGTTCAAGATGGTAAAGCCGCTCGTATTGCAGCCACTGATAGCCAGGCTGAAGGTATTGGTTTATTCCGTACTGAGATGTGCTTCCTCACCGCAACGGAAGAGCCAAGCGTTGAGGAACAGGCGAAAGTTTACAAGAAGGTCTTAGAACAGTTCCCGGATTCTAAGGTTGTCGTCCGGTCACTAGATGCCGGTTCTGATAAGCCTGTTGCTTTCGCTTCAATGGCAGATGAAATGAACCCAGCTCTTGGAGTGAGGGGGCTTCGGGTGGCGCGTGCCAACGAGGCTCTCCTGACGCGACAGCTTGATGCTATTGCCAAAGCCGCGGCGGATCTTGGTCGCGATGAACACTCACCGACGTGGGTTATGGCGCCGATGGTGGCAACTGCTCGTGAAGCGAAATGGTTTGCTGGGCTATGTGCAGACCGTGGTTTGGTCGCGGGTGCCATGATTGAAGTCCCAGCGGCTTCTTTGATGGCAGACAAGCTTATGCCGCACCTTGACTTTGTTTCCATCGGTACAAATGACCTCACCCAGTACACCATGGCAGCGGACCGTATGTCTCCGCAGCTAGCGTACCTGACCGATCCGTGGCAGCCGGCGGTACTGCGTCTTATTGCACATACTTGTAAAGAGGGCGCACGGTTTGATACCGCTGTGGGTGTTTGTGGCGAGGCTGCTGCTGATCCTCTGTTGGCCTGCGTGCTTACCGGATTGGGCGTTAACTCGCTATCCGCTGCTTCGACGGCTATCGCAGGCGTTGGCGCTCAGCTTGCTGCCGTTGACATGGAAACCTGTAAGAAAGCGGCAGAAGCAGCCTTGGATGCCGAAGGGGCTAAAGAAGCGCGTGCTGCTGTGAGAGCTATCATTCAGCCTTAG
- the nrdR gene encoding transcriptional regulator NrdR, which yields MYCPFCHHEHSKVIDTRMIDAGSAIRRRRECSECNGRFTTVEKAQLLVVKRNGLTEPFSRDKVIVGVRRACQGRDVSEDALKRLAQQVEERIRKHGSSQIQANAIGLAILEPLRELDEVAYLRFASVYKSFESVNDFESEIRLMRRRDRSL from the coding sequence GTGTATTGCCCGTTCTGCCACCATGAGCATTCCAAAGTTATCGATACCAGAATGATTGATGCTGGTTCAGCAATCAGGCGGCGGCGTGAATGCTCGGAGTGCAATGGCCGTTTTACCACTGTGGAAAAGGCACAGTTACTAGTAGTAAAACGTAACGGCCTGACGGAGCCCTTTAGCCGCGATAAAGTTATCGTGGGCGTGAGGAGAGCCTGCCAGGGGCGTGACGTGAGCGAAGACGCATTAAAACGATTGGCCCAACAAGTAGAGGAACGTATCCGGAAGCACGGAAGTTCTCAGATTCAGGCAAATGCCATAGGCCTAGCAATTTTGGAACCTTTACGAGAACTCGATGAAGTTGCCTATTTGCGCTTTGCTTCTGTCTATAAATCGTTTGAGAGCGTTAATGATTTTGAATCTGAGATCCGTTTGATGCGGCGGCGTGATCGTAGCCTTTAG
- a CDS encoding HPr family phosphocarrier protein, producing the protein MASKTVAVGSAVGLHARPASIIAEAAGEFDEEIFLALEGEDDDETDAASSLMIMALGAEKGDKVTVTSENAEAVEKIAALIEKDLDAE; encoded by the coding sequence ATGGCTTCTAAGACTGTTGCAGTCGGCTCCGCAGTTGGCCTCCACGCACGCCCAGCTTCCATCATCGCAGAGGCAGCCGGCGAGTTCGATGAGGAAATCTTCCTTGCCCTTGAGGGGGAAGACGATGATGAAACCGATGCAGCGTCATCCTTGATGATCATGGCTCTCGGCGCAGAAAAAGGCGATAAAGTCACCGTAACTTCTGAAAACGCAGAAGCAGTTGAGAAGATTGCAGCCCTGATCGAAAAAGATCTGGACGCTGAATAA
- a CDS encoding fructose-specific PTS transporter subunit EIIC: MAQPVITASLVRLDAEFGPTPTDVISSLADIVSDAGRTDHAATLLADALAREEKSGTGVPGGIAIPHCRSESVQIPTLAFARLKDGVDFGAPDGSASLIFLIAAPAGGGKEHLKILSKLARALVRKDFIDALHNATSEEHVVELVNTVIHPAPETPTDAQASEAAIANKNHITRIVAVTACPTGIAHTYMAADSLSQEAVKRDDVELVIETQGSSAVTPIPQDTINAADVVIFATDVGVKDRERFAGKPLVESGVKRAINEPVAMLEEAVLAAQNPQARKVSGVSSSGRTTDTAPSGGLSLGKKVQQSIMTGVSYMVPFVAAGGLLLALGFLFGGYDIANGWKTIASEYSITNLPGNTVAIDGSDITFDRSGLLLYLGAVLFATGQAAMSFIVAALSGYIAYALAGRPGIAPGFVGGAISVTLGAGFIGGLVTGLLAGVIALWISSWKVHRIVQSLMPVVIIPLLTSLFIGLIMFLLLGRPLSAAMMGLQNWLGTMSGSSAILLGIILGLMMCFDLGGPVNKAAYLFATAGLSTGDQASLQIMAAVMAAGMVPPIALSLATLIRKNLFTPAEQENGKSAWLLGLSFVSEGAIPFAAADPLRVIPSMMAGGAVTGAITMATHTISRAPHGGIFVSFAIEPIWGFVLGIIAGVVVSAFSVIALKSLWPNKLAEQAAVKAQA; this comes from the coding sequence ATGGCTCAACCCGTAATCACTGCTTCACTGGTGCGGTTGGACGCTGAGTTCGGCCCAACTCCAACCGATGTTATTTCTTCCCTCGCGGACATCGTCTCAGATGCTGGACGTACCGATCATGCGGCAACGCTTCTCGCTGATGCGCTCGCGCGAGAAGAAAAATCTGGTACCGGCGTTCCTGGCGGAATCGCCATTCCACATTGTCGTTCCGAGTCTGTGCAGATACCTACTCTTGCTTTTGCACGGCTCAAAGATGGCGTGGATTTCGGTGCTCCGGACGGCTCCGCTTCTCTGATTTTCTTAATTGCAGCGCCTGCCGGAGGTGGGAAAGAGCACCTAAAGATCCTTTCCAAACTTGCGAGAGCTCTCGTCCGAAAAGATTTTATCGATGCGTTGCACAACGCTACTTCTGAAGAGCACGTAGTCGAATTGGTGAATACCGTCATCCATCCTGCCCCTGAAACCCCGACAGACGCCCAAGCTTCAGAAGCTGCAATAGCTAATAAAAATCACATCACTCGTATCGTCGCAGTAACAGCATGCCCCACCGGCATAGCCCACACGTACATGGCTGCAGATTCCCTCAGTCAAGAAGCCGTCAAACGCGACGATGTTGAGTTAGTGATAGAAACCCAAGGATCTTCAGCAGTTACGCCTATCCCCCAAGATACGATTAACGCTGCGGACGTGGTTATTTTTGCCACCGATGTTGGCGTAAAAGACAGGGAGCGATTTGCCGGTAAACCACTAGTCGAATCGGGAGTTAAACGGGCTATCAACGAGCCGGTAGCAATGCTAGAGGAAGCCGTTCTCGCTGCACAGAATCCGCAAGCTCGCAAAGTATCAGGCGTTTCATCTTCCGGACGAACAACCGATACAGCACCAAGCGGAGGCCTGAGTCTAGGCAAGAAAGTACAGCAGTCAATCATGACTGGCGTCTCTTACATGGTTCCTTTTGTCGCCGCGGGTGGTCTCCTCCTTGCATTAGGGTTCCTCTTTGGAGGATATGACATAGCCAATGGTTGGAAGACGATCGCTAGCGAGTATTCAATTACCAACCTGCCTGGCAATACCGTAGCTATCGACGGCTCCGACATAACCTTCGACCGTTCAGGGCTATTGCTTTATCTTGGCGCTGTTCTCTTTGCTACAGGTCAAGCAGCAATGAGTTTTATTGTGGCAGCGTTGTCTGGCTACATTGCTTATGCCCTCGCAGGGCGTCCTGGTATCGCCCCCGGTTTTGTTGGTGGCGCCATCTCCGTGACTTTAGGCGCGGGTTTTATTGGCGGCCTGGTTACTGGTTTATTAGCAGGCGTTATTGCACTGTGGATTAGCTCGTGGAAAGTACATCGGATTGTCCAATCTCTTATGCCAGTGGTCATCATCCCGCTCCTCACCTCGCTGTTCATAGGCCTCATCATGTTCCTTCTACTAGGACGCCCCTTGTCTGCAGCCATGATGGGGCTACAAAACTGGTTAGGAACGATGTCGGGCTCTTCCGCCATCCTTTTGGGCATCATCCTTGGCTTAATGATGTGCTTTGACCTAGGCGGTCCAGTGAACAAGGCTGCTTATCTCTTTGCCACAGCAGGTTTGTCTACTGGCGATCAGGCCTCCTTACAGATCATGGCAGCAGTCATGGCAGCAGGAATGGTGCCTCCCATTGCTCTATCCCTTGCCACGCTTATAAGAAAAAACCTGTTTACCCCAGCAGAACAAGAGAACGGCAAATCGGCTTGGTTGCTCGGTCTTTCCTTTGTCTCTGAAGGCGCCATTCCTTTCGCCGCAGCCGACCCACTGCGCGTCATCCCCTCGATGATGGCAGGCGGTGCGGTCACTGGAGCGATAACCATGGCAACACATACTATTTCCAGGGCTCCCCACGGCGGAATTTTTGTTTCCTTTGCTATCGAGCCCATCTGGGGTTTCGTCCTTGGGATAATAGCTGGTGTGGTTGTCTCCGCGTTTTCCGTCATCGCACTAAAAAGCTTGTGGCCCAACAAGCTGGCAGAGCAAGCAGCTGTTAAAGCCCAAGCGTAG
- a CDS encoding DeoR/GlpR family DNA-binding transcription regulator, producing the protein MYSEERRRQIASLTAVEGRVNVTELAARFDVTAETIRRDLAVLDREGVVHRVHGGAVANQTFQTTEFSLDTRARSASGAKNSIAHAALSYLPESHGGMFLDAGTTTAALAELLSVQPAAKHWSIVTNSLSIALTLANSGLDEIQLLGGSVRAITQAVVGDTALRTLALMRADVAFIGTNALTIDHGLSTADSQEAAIKSAMITNAHKVVVLCDSTKMGTDYLVSFGSINDIDVVITDSNAPESFIKALREHDVEVITA; encoded by the coding sequence ATGTACTCAGAAGAACGACGGCGCCAAATAGCTTCTCTTACGGCGGTAGAGGGGCGCGTCAATGTTACTGAGCTTGCCGCCCGATTTGATGTTACCGCCGAGACTATTCGTCGAGATTTGGCAGTGCTCGACCGTGAGGGAGTCGTTCATCGAGTTCATGGCGGTGCAGTGGCAAATCAGACATTCCAAACCACCGAGTTCAGTTTGGATACTCGTGCACGCTCAGCATCCGGAGCTAAAAACTCCATTGCACACGCTGCTCTGTCATATCTCCCTGAGTCCCATGGTGGAATGTTCCTTGATGCAGGTACGACCACAGCTGCATTGGCGGAACTTTTATCGGTTCAACCAGCTGCAAAGCATTGGTCGATTGTTACCAACAGCCTCTCTATCGCGTTGACTCTAGCCAACTCAGGGCTCGACGAGATTCAGCTTCTTGGTGGAAGCGTACGCGCAATCACTCAAGCTGTTGTGGGTGACACTGCACTGCGCACATTAGCCCTCATGCGCGCAGATGTGGCTTTTATCGGCACAAATGCGCTAACAATTGATCATGGCCTTTCCACCGCTGATTCTCAAGAAGCAGCAATCAAATCAGCCATGATCACGAATGCGCATAAAGTAGTCGTCTTGTGTGACTCAACAAAAATGGGAACTGATTATCTTGTTAGCTTTGGTTCAATCAACGACATAGACGTAGTGATCACAGACTCAAATGCTCCCGAATCATTCATCAAAGCTCTCCGCGAGCATGATGTTGAGGTCATCACCGCGTAA
- a CDS encoding DeoR/GlpR family DNA-binding transcription regulator, producing the protein MATVEEVQLRQSAIVTLTNDLGRCSVTQLSQRFCVTPETIRRDLKSLEHQGLLTRVHGGAVSGFPMPHIEILAVDDDDDLPIHQSQRRKQAIAHAALPLIPGPTAAIFIDAGSTTESFASVLARNYVGQNWLVVTNSPNVARTLSGAGVPDVMILGGTLKGRTQAIVGEKAEASLRTLKADIAFMGTTGLSIETGLTTSDPREASIKATMIAQSRRVVALCDSGKLNRTSDVTFASIDDIDFLVTDRHASKQLRASFNTFNTQVVIP; encoded by the coding sequence ATGGCCACCGTCGAAGAGGTTCAACTTAGACAATCAGCAATTGTCACCCTTACCAATGATTTAGGCCGTTGTAGTGTGACACAACTTTCTCAGCGTTTTTGTGTCACACCAGAGACGATCAGACGCGATTTAAAAAGTCTTGAACATCAAGGTTTACTCACTCGAGTTCATGGCGGCGCAGTATCCGGTTTCCCTATGCCTCATATAGAAATACTTGCGGTAGATGATGACGATGATCTTCCCATTCATCAATCGCAACGGCGTAAGCAAGCCATCGCGCACGCAGCGTTGCCCTTGATCCCCGGACCGACCGCGGCCATCTTCATTGATGCAGGGTCTACTACAGAAAGTTTCGCCAGCGTTTTAGCCCGCAACTACGTGGGACAAAACTGGTTAGTTGTTACTAATTCCCCAAATGTGGCCAGAACGCTTAGCGGAGCCGGTGTTCCTGACGTGATGATCCTTGGTGGGACGCTTAAAGGAAGAACTCAAGCGATTGTTGGCGAAAAAGCGGAAGCATCCTTACGCACGCTTAAAGCAGACATCGCATTCATGGGAACAACCGGTCTCAGCATTGAAACCGGACTGACCACGTCCGATCCGCGAGAAGCTTCCATCAAGGCCACTATGATCGCCCAATCCAGGCGCGTAGTTGCGCTCTGCGATTCCGGGAAACTTAACCGAACTTCTGACGTCACGTTTGCCAGTATTGATGACATCGATTTCTTAGTAACCGACCGGCATGCCTCAAAACAGCTACGAGCCAGCTTCAACACATTCAACACCCAGGTGGTGATCCCGTGA
- a CDS encoding cell wall hydrolase, giving the protein MTLAYRPQKMSDSRVNRAQIVPASDVWDIDANRNSDIKTNVRTLSLHEGSGRNRGNHKEWRSLLTTAVPRWKEHASNVLAGAVFGLFLLLGIVVAGEIEGNPSTIPAQSTSGSETLHAGIPQFGAKN; this is encoded by the coding sequence ATGACGCTGGCTTATCGCCCTCAAAAAATGAGTGATTCTCGGGTAAATCGAGCGCAAATTGTTCCTGCGTCGGATGTCTGGGACATTGACGCGAATCGTAACAGTGATATTAAAACGAATGTTCGTACACTTTCCTTGCATGAAGGATCTGGACGTAATAGAGGCAACCACAAAGAGTGGCGGAGTTTGTTAACCACAGCGGTTCCTCGCTGGAAGGAACACGCCAGTAATGTACTTGCTGGTGCTGTTTTTGGTCTTTTCCTTCTTCTTGGAATCGTCGTTGCGGGCGAGATAGAAGGAAATCCGAGTACGATCCCTGCGCAAAGTACTTCTGGCTCTGAGACTCTACATGCAGGAATACCCCAGTTCGGTGCTAAGAATTAG
- the lexA gene encoding transcriptional repressor LexA: MAKQSNKPNATEPDQKKLSERQRRILEVIRDAVVLRGYPPSIREIGDAAGLQSTSSVAYQLKELEKKGYLRRDPNKPRAVDVRTLPESSTPKPGRKQNAKPSKSPDPSETSPTSFIPIVGSIAAGSPILAEENVDAYYPLPQEIVGDGELYMLEVVGESMRDAGILNGDWVVVRSQPVAEQGEFVAALIDGEATVKEFHKDSSGIWLLPHNDAFSPIPGDQADIMGKVVSVIRKL, from the coding sequence ATGGCCAAACAATCAAATAAACCGAACGCCACCGAGCCTGACCAGAAGAAGCTTTCCGAACGTCAGCGACGCATCCTTGAAGTAATCAGAGATGCTGTTGTTTTGAGAGGCTACCCACCAAGCATTCGAGAAATTGGAGATGCCGCAGGCTTGCAGTCCACCTCATCCGTGGCGTATCAACTCAAAGAGCTAGAAAAGAAAGGGTATTTGCGCAGAGACCCTAATAAACCACGCGCTGTCGACGTGAGAACACTGCCCGAATCCAGCACCCCTAAACCGGGCAGGAAACAAAACGCAAAGCCGAGCAAGTCGCCAGACCCCTCCGAAACTTCACCTACTAGCTTCATTCCTATCGTAGGATCCATTGCCGCAGGCAGCCCAATCCTCGCCGAAGAAAACGTGGATGCCTACTACCCGCTCCCCCAAGAGATTGTGGGAGATGGCGAGCTCTACATGCTCGAAGTCGTGGGCGAATCTATGCGAGATGCAGGCATCCTCAATGGAGACTGGGTAGTTGTACGTTCTCAGCCTGTTGCAGAACAAGGTGAATTTGTCGCTGCCCTCATTGACGGCGAGGCTACCGTAAAAGAATTCCACAAAGACTCTTCAGGAATATGGCTACTCCCCCACAATGACGCTTTCTCACCAATCCCAGGTGACCAAGCAGACATCATGGGCAAGGTAGTCTCTGTTATTCGAAAACTCTGA